The segment ATTAGCTCAGTGAAGGAAACAAAGCAGGCACGACGTATTGGTATTGGCTGGATGATTTTAAGTTTATTTGGTGCTCTTGCAACCGCTTTAGTTGGTGTAGCGTATTATCAACAAACTGGCGGAGAGCTGAAGGATGCTGAAACAGTATTTATTGTAATGGGGCAAATTTTATTCCATCCATTTATTGCAGGTATTATGCTAGCTGCTATTTTAGCTGCTGTTATGAGTACGATTTCTTCACAATTAATCGTAACCTCCTCAGCACTTGTAGAGGATATTTACAAAGCTTTATTCAATAAAACAGCAAGTGATAAGCATTATGTGTTTGTTGGTCGTATGGCTGTATTAGTTGTATCCATTGTTGCAGGGATTTTAGCTTGGAATCCAGATAACTCTGTTTTAAACTTAGTAAGCTTTGCATGGGCAGGCTTCGGTGCAGCTTTCGGTCCAATTATTTTATTATCATTATATTGGAGAAAATTAACAAACTATGGTGCTATTAGTGGTATGATAACAGGTGCAGTGACTGCATTTATTTGGGGTAAGGTAGAGGTGCTAACTTCTGCATTATATGAAATTGTGCCTGGCTTTATCGCATGTTTACTTGTAGCAATCGTTGTAAGTATGATGACATATAAACGCAATCAAGATATTGAAGATGAATTCGATAGTATGGAAAAAATTCTGAAAGAAGAAAGATAGTAGCTATTCTATTGTTAAATTATTTTCATAGATTGAGGTGAATAAATATGCTTTGGAAGCCATTATTTGAAAATGATGTACCATCCTCACCTTTCTGCTCTTAGCGGGGGAAAGGTGAGAGCTTCTCTCCGTTAAGTGCTGTCATAAATCTAAATAATAGACGGAGGGAATTTTGGTGAAAATCTTACCATATATCATTGTATTACTAGCTGCAATTCTTTGGGGAACTACTGGTACAACGCAAACATTTTTACAAGGAGATATTTCGCCGATTGCCGTTGCCTGTATTCGTTCAGCGATTGGTGGAGGCGCATTGCTCGTCGTTGCATTATCCGCTCGCATGATACATTGGCAATCATGGCCATGGAAATGGAATATACTTGCAGCTATTTCCATTGCACTTTTTCAAGGCTTCTTTTTTTCATCCATACGTTACACTGGTGTCGCTATTGGTACTGTTGTTACAATTGGGAGTGCACCTGTATTTGCGGGTATGCTTGAATGGCTAATTTGGAAGGTAAAGCCGACAAAAATATGGGTAATTTCAACTACCTTTGCCATTGTTGGTTGTATTTTATTGTTTGCGGTTGGTGGTGACACAACAGTAAATAGCTTTGGTATTTTACTTGCTCTTAGCGGTGGCTGTATGTTTGCATTGTACACAAATGTGAGCAAGCGTTTAACAGAAAAAGCAGCAACATTGCCTGCAGTAGCCATGACATTTTCATTATGTGCAGTATTGCTGGTCCCATTTGCATGGCAAGGTGGATTTAGCTGGATGGGAGTCCCGGGCAATATTTGGTCAATGACGTATATGGGCTTAGTGGCAACAAGCTTAGCATATGTGTTATTTTTAGGGGGATTGCGAGCTGTTTCATCCTCAGCAGCTGTAACGCTTAGCTTAGCAGAACCTTTAACAGCCGCATTACTGGGTGCATTTTTCCTTGGAGAATATTTAGCATGGACATCGTGGCTAGGTATTGTCCTGATTTTTGCAGGAATTTTAGTATTAACAGTAGGAACTCGTGTGACCAAATAACAAGTGTAATGTGCCTTTTGCTCAAAAAGGCACATTTTTCTTAAGATAAATTTGGGGTTTGTAAAAATTAAACGATAAGAGGGGTAGATGATACAAAAATAAATTGTGTTGGATGTTTAGTTTTATTAAACCAGTTGTGAGGCACATTCGATTCCATATGAATGCTATCTCCTGGCGATAAATCATACTCGGTATCATTCAAAATAACGGTCAACATACCTTCCAGCACATAAATAAATTCCTGTCCCTCATGAGAAAAAGGAGTTTCTTTTTTATCTCCTGGTAGCAAAGTTACTAAAATAGGCACAAAGAGAGGATTAGTAACATTTCCTGAAAGGTCTGAATAAATAAATGATGACGAATGCTCGGCTTGCTTAGCACCACCACGTCTTATCATATTTTTATCCATTTCTATTGTATCAGGGAAAAAATAGCTAGGGCTAACACCAAGTGCTTCAGATATTTTGCGTAGAGATTGTAATGTAATGGAGCAAAGAGAGCGTTCTACTTGAGATAAAAAGCTTATTGATAAATCTGTTTTTTCAGAAACTTCCTTTAATGTCATTTTTTTTGACTTGCGAAGACTTTTAATTAATATTCCTATATCACGATCCATAATATCTACCTCAACATAGCTTATTGTAATGAAAGTATATATAATCCTTAGATACTTGTAAAGCTAAGGAAGCTTTGGATACTGCTAGAATTTAAAATAAATTTCTGAAAATATCGAATTTTTAAAATAGCTATGTATAATAACTGTAAAAGCTTTAATTTTTGGTTATAAATTTAAGTGTTGTTTAAATTACTTTAAGCGTTAATTAATTTAATGCGTTTTTTATAGCATGAAATTTAAGTAATATTTAAATTTTAGGGTTTTGTTATTGAAAATTAAAGTAATAATAAAATATTTACAACGAAAGGCTGAAGGGAAAATAGATGAAATTTAAAAAAATGTTTACAACAATTGATTTACACGTATCAGGTGAGCCATTGCGTATTATTACAGGGGGATTACCAGAAATCAAAGGGGCAACGCAACTAGAAAGACGTGCCTATT is part of the Lysinibacillus sp. FSL K6-0232 genome and harbors:
- a CDS encoding EamA family transporter, with protein sequence MKILPYIIVLLAAILWGTTGTTQTFLQGDISPIAVACIRSAIGGGALLVVALSARMIHWQSWPWKWNILAAISIALFQGFFFSSIRYTGVAIGTVVTIGSAPVFAGMLEWLIWKVKPTKIWVISTTFAIVGCILLFAVGGDTTVNSFGILLALSGGCMFALYTNVSKRLTEKAATLPAVAMTFSLCAVLLVPFAWQGGFSWMGVPGNIWSMTYMGLVATSLAYVLFLGGLRAVSSSAAVTLSLAEPLTAALLGAFFLGEYLAWTSWLGIVLIFAGILVLTVGTRVTK
- a CDS encoding helix-turn-helix domain-containing protein, whose amino-acid sequence is MDRDIGILIKSLRKSKKMTLKEVSEKTDLSISFLSQVERSLCSITLQSLRKISEALGVSPSYFFPDTIEMDKNMIRRGGAKQAEHSSSFIYSDLSGNVTNPLFVPILVTLLPGDKKETPFSHEGQEFIYVLEGMLTVILNDTEYDLSPGDSIHMESNVPHNWFNKTKHPTQFIFVSSTPLIV